A genomic segment from Microbulbifer elongatus encodes:
- a CDS encoding septum formation initiator family protein, with translation MKWLLVILTVMLLVTQYRLWVGEGSFADVTRLERQLEDQQQKNAALERENRHLLREVRSLKEGTDGVEAKARYDLGLIKEGETLFIFLDQDKHPAQSQREKE, from the coding sequence ATGAAATGGCTGCTGGTAATCCTCACCGTAATGCTGCTGGTCACCCAATATCGATTGTGGGTGGGCGAGGGCAGTTTTGCCGATGTGACCAGACTTGAACGCCAGCTCGAAGACCAGCAGCAAAAAAACGCTGCACTGGAGCGGGAAAACCGCCACCTCCTGCGGGAAGTCCGCAGCTTGAAAGAAGGCACCGACGGCGTCGAAGCCAAAGCCCGCTATGATCTCGGCCTTATCAAAGAAGGCGAAACCCTGTTTATTTTTCTCGACCAGGATAAACATCCTGCGCAGTCACAACGGGAAAAAGAATGA